In Chlamydia serpentis, the following are encoded in one genomic region:
- a CDS encoding DUF648 domain-containing protein — translation MSNFVFASETANSLQNRLLEYLDSYFFLGGERTRILSIDSSGYGIAVRENVDVSTCVKILKILSFLFLPLSLIALALRSLLRANFKKTCRILYISSVISQQLPEKVLEHPTILKNALLNAPAGFFYVPGKYQNVLITQNDSGEISELYLSVNIERILDDLDLSSLLWGSSFVQSLYTYEGEESIELNNIFYTEHTLVDNSRLSKNVLGYASKRILAKMLLNQIFNKGMLNQGLARDPHVSADQQRCIFFDTQPKEGFSLFPDVFFNMQKIGDREKLGCGYVILGRLEKLGIQPTFVNEENGFSVRWGTTPSSDSEIFILPTDDERPLCDDLLEE, via the coding sequence ATGAGTAATTTTGTGTTTGCTTCAGAAACTGCTAACTCTCTCCAAAACCGTTTGCTCGAGTACTTAGACTCTTACTTCTTCTTAGGAGGAGAACGCACTAGAATCCTTTCCATAGATTCTTCAGGATATGGCATTGCTGTACGTGAAAATGTTGATGTATCTACTTGCGTAAAGATCTTAAAGATTCTATCCTTTTTATTTTTGCCTCTATCGCTCATTGCTTTAGCTCTACGTAGTCTATTGCGCGCGAATTTCAAAAAAACATGCCGTATTCTCTACATATCTTCAGTAATTTCTCAACAACTGCCCGAAAAAGTTTTAGAGCATCCAACAATTCTTAAAAATGCTCTCTTGAATGCTCCTGCGGGATTCTTCTATGTCCCAGGTAAGTATCAGAATGTCCTAATAACACAGAATGATTCGGGTGAGATTTCTGAGCTATACCTATCAGTGAATATAGAACGTATTCTTGACGATTTAGATCTTTCGTCTCTATTGTGGGGATCTTCTTTCGTACAATCCTTATATACTTATGAAGGAGAGGAGAGTATCGAACTAAACAACATCTTCTATACAGAACATACCTTAGTAGATAATAGTAGACTAAGTAAGAATGTCCTCGGATACGCAAGTAAGCGAATTTTAGCAAAAATGCTACTAAACCAGATCTTTAATAAAGGAATGTTAAACCAGGGACTAGCACGGGATCCGCATGTATCTGCAGATCAACAAAGATGCATTTTCTTTGATACGCAACCTAAAGAAGGGTTTTCTCTATTTCCCGATGTCTTCTTCAATATGCAGAAGATAGGAGACCGAGAAAAACTAGGATGTGGGTATGTAATTCTGGGCCGCTTAGAAAAACTCGGAATCCAACCAACATTTGTTAACGAAGAAAACGGATTTAGCGTTCGCTGGGGAACTACTCCTTCATCGGATTCCGAAATCTTTATTCTACCTACTGATGATGAAAGGCCATTATGCGATGATCTTCTTGAGGAATAA
- a CDS encoding N-acetylmuramoyl-L-alanine amidase, whose product MKLTKYLSIKQLPLMISKLFVRCLLPMSKQLSFFALCVLGSNPIFAQTPNPPQRVRRSEIVFIDPGHGGKDQGTASKEFHYEEKTLTLSLALAVQSYLKRMGYKPQLTRSSDVYVDLGKRVALANRGQADVFVSIHCNYSSNTTAFGTEVYFYNGKNGSMSRNRMSEGLGQNILNAMGKNGILKSRGLKTANFVVIRDTSMPAVLVETGFLSNPRERAALQDTRYRMHIAKGIAEGVHNFLSGSSCQKPKQSTVKIRKLQIQAS is encoded by the coding sequence ATGAAGCTTACCAAATATTTAAGCATCAAACAGTTGCCTTTGATGATAAGCAAACTGTTTGTGAGGTGCTTGCTTCCCATGTCTAAACAACTCTCTTTTTTTGCTTTATGTGTGTTAGGTAGTAACCCTATTTTTGCGCAAACACCCAATCCTCCGCAACGTGTACGACGCAGTGAGATTGTATTTATAGATCCTGGTCATGGAGGAAAGGATCAAGGCACAGCAAGTAAGGAATTTCATTACGAAGAGAAAACCCTTACTTTATCTCTTGCTTTAGCAGTTCAAAGTTACCTTAAGCGGATGGGTTATAAGCCTCAGCTTACTCGATCTTCTGATGTATATGTTGATTTGGGGAAGCGAGTAGCTTTGGCTAATCGTGGTCAAGCTGATGTCTTTGTTAGTATCCATTGCAATTATTCTTCAAATACTACTGCCTTTGGGACAGAGGTCTATTTTTATAACGGTAAGAATGGTTCCATGTCTAGGAATCGTATGTCAGAAGGATTGGGTCAGAATATTTTAAATGCTATGGGGAAAAATGGCATCTTGAAGTCTCGAGGTTTGAAAACTGCAAACTTTGTTGTAATTAGAGATACTTCTATGCCAGCAGTCTTGGTGGAAACTGGGTTTTTATCTAATCCTCGTGAACGCGCTGCTTTACAAGATACTCGTTATCGTATGCATATAGCAAAAGGCATCGCTGAAGGCGTTCACAACTTTCTTTCTGGATCTAGTTGTCAGAAACCAAAACAGAGTACCGTTAAAATACGTAAATTACAGATACAAGCAAGTTAA
- a CDS encoding HU family DNA-binding protein — protein MATMTKKKLISTISQDHKIHPNHVRTVIQNFLDKMTDALVKGDRLEFRDFGVLQVVERKPKVGRNPKNAAVPIHIPARRAVKFTPGKRMKRLIETPNKH, from the coding sequence ATGGCTACCATGACAAAGAAGAAACTAATCAGCACGATCTCACAAGATCATAAAATTCATCCTAATCACGTACGTACTGTGATTCAGAATTTTCTAGACAAAATGACTGACGCCTTAGTCAAGGGTGACAGGTTGGAGTTTAGAGACTTCGGTGTTTTACAAGTAGTAGAAAGAAAACCCAAGGTAGGGCGTAATCCCAAGAATGCAGCAGTCCCTATTCATATTCCTGCTAGACGCGCTGTGAAGTTTACTCCAGGAAAAAGAATGAAACGCTTAATAGAAACTCCTAATAAGCATTAA
- a CDS encoding UDP-N-acetylmuramoyl-L-alanyl-D-glutamate--2,6-diaminopimelate ligase: protein MDLKELLQGIQAKIYGKIRPFEVRNLTRDSRCVGVGDVFIAHKGRHYDGNDFAAHAVDNGAIAVLSSLYNPFLPIVQVITPYLDKLEAELSAKYYDYPSNKLYTIGVTGTNGKTTVVSLIKALLDSYQKPCGLLGTIEHILGEGVIKDGFTTPTPALLQKYLATMVRQNREAVAMEVSSIGLALGRVAYTNFDAAVLTNITLDHLDFHGSFETYVEAKAKLFSFIPSSGLAVVNADSPYALPCTENTSAKIVTYGIETRADYQATDIQLSCFETKYTLIHREEKFACSSLFIGKHNVYNMLAAISTVHATLNCDLIELLEKIGHCQPPPGRLDPVLIGRCPIYIDYAHTPDALDNVLTGLSELLPKEGRLIVVFGCGGDRDRSKRKLMAQVVERYGFAIVTSDNPRGESPEDIINEICQGFYSKNYCIKIDRKEAITYALSIASDKDIVLVAGKGHEAYQIFKHQTVAFDDKQTVCEVLASHV from the coding sequence ATGGATTTAAAAGAATTGCTCCAAGGGATTCAAGCCAAAATTTATGGGAAAATTCGTCCTTTCGAAGTGCGCAACTTAACACGTGATTCCCGTTGTGTTGGTGTTGGGGATGTCTTTATTGCCCATAAGGGAAGACATTATGATGGGAATGATTTTGCTGCTCATGCTGTAGATAACGGAGCTATTGCTGTTTTGTCCTCGTTGTACAATCCCTTCCTTCCCATTGTTCAAGTGATTACTCCTTATTTAGATAAGTTAGAAGCCGAGCTTTCCGCAAAATATTACGACTATCCCTCAAATAAGCTGTATACTATAGGGGTTACAGGAACGAATGGAAAAACTACGGTAGTATCTCTAATTAAAGCTCTGTTGGATAGCTATCAAAAGCCTTGTGGACTTTTAGGAACAATAGAACATATTTTGGGAGAAGGGGTAATCAAAGATGGATTTACTACTCCTACACCCGCTCTCCTACAGAAATATCTAGCGACTATGGTGCGTCAAAATAGAGAGGCTGTGGCTATGGAGGTTTCCTCTATAGGACTGGCTTTAGGTAGGGTGGCCTATACAAATTTTGATGCGGCAGTTTTAACAAACATTACTCTTGATCATCTCGACTTTCACGGCTCATTTGAAACTTATGTTGAAGCAAAAGCGAAGCTTTTTTCTTTCATACCATCTTCAGGGCTTGCTGTAGTCAATGCGGACTCTCCGTATGCGTTGCCATGTACTGAGAACACATCGGCAAAAATTGTAACCTATGGTATAGAAACCCGAGCTGATTATCAAGCGACCGACATTCAACTTTCTTGCTTCGAAACTAAATATACTTTAATACATCGTGAAGAGAAATTTGCCTGCTCTTCCCTATTTATTGGCAAACATAATGTCTATAATATGCTTGCTGCAATCTCTACAGTTCATGCAACTTTGAATTGCGACCTTATTGAACTGCTAGAAAAAATAGGCCATTGTCAACCTCCTCCAGGTCGTCTTGATCCCGTGCTTATAGGTCGCTGTCCCATATATATTGATTATGCGCATACTCCTGATGCTCTCGACAATGTTTTAACAGGATTAAGTGAACTACTTCCTAAAGAGGGAAGGTTGATTGTTGTTTTTGGTTGTGGGGGAGATCGAGATCGAAGCAAACGTAAGTTAATGGCTCAGGTTGTCGAGCGTTACGGTTTTGCTATTGTAACTTCAGATAACCCTAGAGGCGAGTCTCCTGAAGATATTATAAATGAGATTTGTCAGGGATTTTATTCAAAAAACTATTGTATCAAAATCGACAGAAAAGAAGCAATTACCTATGCTCTGTCTATTGCCTCAGATAAAGATATAGTGTTAGTAGCAGGAAAAGGGCATGAAGCTTACCAAATATTTAAGCATCAAACAGTTGCCTTTGATGATAAGCAAACTGTTTGTGAGGTGCTTGCTTCCCATGTCTAA